In Phragmites australis chromosome 16, lpPhrAust1.1, whole genome shotgun sequence, one DNA window encodes the following:
- the LOC133895757 gene encoding uncharacterized protein OsI_027940-like, producing MSRHPEVKWAQRIDKVYITVQLPDAKDAKVNLEPDGVFTFSGTAGTGGNLYELKLDLNDKVNVEASKISVGVRSIFCVVEKAEAKWWKKLVRDDQKAPHFVKVDWDKWVDEDDDGADVNLDGMDFSNFGGMGGMGGMGGMGGMGGMGGMGGMGGMGDLGGMAGLGGLGGMGGMGGMGMDEFEDESDDEEEVSKPQATEKNTEEAAKTEAAESKTEAAQSS from the exons ATGAG TCGTCACCCTGAAGTTAAGTGGGCTCAGAGGATTGACAAGGTTTACATCACTGTACAATTACCTGATGCGAAGGATGCTAAGGTCAATTTGGAACCAGATGGTGTCTTTACATTCTCCGGCACTGCTGGAACGGGTGGAAACTTGTATGAATTGAAACTAGATCTGAATGACAAAGTAAACGTTGAG GCTAGCAAAATAAGTGTAGGGGTCAGGTCCATATTCTGTGTTGTAGAAAAAGCTGAGGCCAAATGGTGGAAGAAGCTTGTTCGAGATGATCAAAAGGCACCTCACTTTGTGAAGGTTGATTGGGACAAATgggtggatgaagatgatgatg GTGCTGATGTCAACTTGGATGGGATGGACTTTTCG AATTTTGGCGGCATGGGTGGTATGGGCGGCATGGGCGGCATGGGTGGCATGGGTGGCATGGGCGGCATGGGTGGCATGGGCGGCATGGGTGATTTGGGCGGCATGGCTGGTTTGGGCGGTTTGGGTGGCATGGGCGGCATGGGTGGTATGGGAATGGATGAGTTCGAGGATGAGAGTGATGATGAAG AAGAAGTGTCGAAACCTCAAGCCACGGAGAAAAATACTGAGGAAGCCGCGAAAACTGAGGCGGCGGAATCAAAGACTGAGGCAGCTCAGAGCAGTTGA